In the genome of Chlamydia trachomatis A/HAR-13, one region contains:
- the uvrB gene encoding excinuclease ABC subunit UvrB, which translates to MGGGVLKQQFVLHAPFLPCGDQPEAIRRLSQGITDGVPAQVLLGTTGSGKTFTMANVIANVNVPTLVLAHNKTLAAQLYQEFKAFFPENAVEYFISYYDYYQPEAYIARSDTYIEKSLLINDEIDKLRLSATRSILERRDTLIVSSISCIYGIGSPDNYSSMALTLEVGKEYPRSQLSSQLVRMHYQASSTPQRSAFRERGSVIDIFLAYESDLAVRLEFMNDTLISIEYVDPLTMIPSHTTSSITLYPGSHYVTPEAVREQAIRTIREELEQRMLFFEGRPVEQERLFQRTTHDIEMIKEIGFCKGIENYSRHFTGAAPGEPPTCLLDYFPDDFLLIIDESHQTLPQLRAMYRGDQSRKQSLVEYGFRLPSAFDNRPLTYEEARRYFHRVIYVSATPGDLEIQESRGHIIEQIIRPTGIPDPLPEIRPAKGQIDDLLEEIRQRLRKDQEKILVISVTKKLAEDIAAFLAELGIAATYLHSGIETAERTQILTDLRLGNIDVLIGVNLLREGIDLPEVSLVAILDADKEGFLRSSASLIQFCGRAARNIHGKVICYADRITPSMDHMLKETERRRKIQLDYNQQHKITPQPIIKPILANPITKEAGQEETRLKMQSSKELEASIKTYEEAMYQAAQEFQFDEAVKYRDLMNAAKKQLLFQKGEEENGD; encoded by the coding sequence GTGGGAGGAGGAGTTCTGAAACAGCAATTTGTATTACATGCTCCTTTCCTCCCTTGTGGAGATCAGCCCGAAGCAATTCGCAGACTATCCCAAGGGATTACAGATGGAGTCCCTGCACAAGTTCTCTTAGGAACCACTGGATCCGGAAAGACTTTCACCATGGCAAATGTTATTGCTAACGTGAATGTTCCCACTCTGGTACTTGCTCATAATAAAACTCTCGCTGCCCAGCTGTACCAAGAATTTAAAGCCTTCTTTCCAGAAAATGCAGTCGAATATTTTATTTCCTACTATGATTACTACCAGCCTGAAGCCTATATCGCTCGTAGTGATACGTACATTGAAAAAAGCCTTCTTATCAATGATGAAATTGATAAGCTCCGCCTTTCAGCAACACGTTCTATCTTAGAACGCCGAGATACTCTTATCGTTTCCTCTATTTCTTGCATCTATGGAATAGGATCTCCTGATAACTACTCTTCTATGGCTCTCACATTAGAAGTTGGTAAAGAATACCCTCGATCGCAACTCTCTTCTCAACTCGTACGCATGCACTATCAGGCCTCCTCTACACCACAACGGAGTGCCTTTCGTGAACGCGGAAGTGTCATTGATATCTTCTTGGCCTATGAAAGCGATCTTGCTGTACGACTCGAATTCATGAACGATACGCTTATTTCGATAGAGTATGTGGATCCATTAACTATGATCCCCTCCCATACCACCTCGTCCATCACTCTCTATCCAGGGTCGCACTATGTAACTCCGGAAGCTGTTCGAGAACAAGCGATCCGCACAATCCGAGAAGAACTCGAGCAACGCATGCTTTTTTTTGAAGGACGTCCTGTAGAACAAGAACGCCTCTTTCAACGTACCACGCATGATATCGAAATGATTAAAGAAATTGGATTTTGCAAAGGAATCGAGAATTATTCCCGGCATTTTACAGGGGCTGCTCCTGGAGAGCCGCCAACCTGCCTCCTAGACTATTTCCCAGATGATTTTCTTTTAATTATCGATGAATCTCACCAAACTCTTCCACAATTACGTGCTATGTATCGAGGAGATCAGTCTCGCAAACAGTCGCTAGTAGAATATGGATTCCGACTCCCGTCGGCTTTCGATAACAGACCGCTCACCTATGAAGAAGCTCGTCGTTATTTTCATCGTGTAATTTATGTATCCGCAACTCCTGGAGATCTGGAAATTCAAGAAAGTCGTGGACATATCATCGAACAAATCATTCGCCCTACAGGAATTCCTGATCCCTTACCAGAGATTCGCCCAGCTAAAGGACAAATCGATGATCTCTTAGAAGAAATCCGTCAACGGCTCCGTAAAGATCAAGAAAAAATCCTTGTTATCTCCGTAACAAAAAAATTAGCTGAAGATATCGCTGCCTTCCTCGCAGAGCTAGGCATTGCTGCTACATATCTGCACTCAGGAATTGAAACAGCAGAAAGAACGCAGATCCTTACTGATTTGCGATTAGGGAATATCGATGTATTGATTGGTGTCAATCTTCTTCGTGAAGGGATTGATCTACCAGAAGTTTCATTGGTAGCGATTCTTGATGCAGATAAAGAAGGGTTTTTACGTAGTAGCGCCTCTCTTATTCAATTTTGTGGACGCGCAGCTCGTAATATTCATGGGAAAGTGATTTGCTATGCAGACCGCATCACTCCATCTATGGATCATATGCTCAAAGAAACAGAACGACGCAGAAAAATACAGCTCGATTACAATCAACAACATAAAATCACTCCGCAACCTATTATTAAACCGATCTTAGCTAATCCGATTACTAAAGAAGCTGGTCAAGAAGAAACTCGTTTAAAAATGCAATCTTCGAAAGAGTTGGAAGCCTCTATAAAAACCTATGAGGAAGCCATGTATCAAGCAGCTCAGGAGTTCCAATTCGATGAAGCTGTAAAGTACCGTGATTTGATGAATGCAGCAAAAAAACAGCTCCTCTTTCAAAAAGGAGAAGAAGAAAATGGGGACTGA
- the eno gene encoding phosphopyruvate hydratase yields the protein MFDVVISDIEAREILDSRGYPTLCVKVITNTGTFGEACVPSGASTGIKEALELRDKDPKRYQGKGVLQAISNVEKVLMPALQGFSVFDQITADAIMIDADGTPNKEKLGANAILGVSLALAKAAANTLQRPLYRYLGGSFSHVLPCPMMNLINGGMHATNGLQFQEFMIRPISAPSLTEAVRMGAEVFNALKKILQNRQLATGVGDEGGFAPNLASNAEALDLLLTAIETAGFTPREDISLALDCAASSFYNTQDKTYDGKSYADQVGILAELCEHYPIDSIEDGLAEEDFEGWKLLSETLGDRVQLVGDDLFVTNSALIAEGIAQGLANAVLIKPNQIGTLTETAEAIRLATIQGYATILSHRSGETEDTTIADLAVAFNTGQIKTGSLSRSERIAKYNRLMAIEEEMGPEALFQDSNPFSKA from the coding sequence ATGTTTGATGTCGTCATCTCCGATATAGAAGCGAGAGAAATTTTAGATTCTCGAGGCTATCCCACATTATGTGTTAAAGTCATCACTAATACAGGAACCTTTGGTGAAGCGTGCGTTCCTTCTGGAGCATCTACAGGCATCAAGGAAGCTTTGGAACTGCGTGACAAAGATCCTAAACGTTACCAAGGGAAAGGGGTCTTACAAGCCATTTCTAATGTCGAAAAAGTGCTGATGCCCGCTTTACAAGGATTCAGCGTATTTGACCAAATTACAGCTGATGCGATTATGATTGATGCTGATGGAACTCCGAACAAAGAAAAGTTAGGAGCTAATGCGATTCTTGGAGTCTCCCTAGCATTAGCAAAAGCTGCTGCAAATACTTTACAGAGACCTTTATATCGGTATCTTGGTGGATCTTTCTCGCATGTGCTTCCTTGCCCTATGATGAATCTTATCAATGGCGGTATGCATGCTACAAATGGTCTCCAATTCCAAGAATTTATGATTCGTCCAATTAGCGCTCCTTCTCTAACAGAGGCTGTGCGGATGGGAGCAGAAGTCTTCAACGCCTTAAAAAAAATCTTACAGAATCGACAGCTGGCTACAGGTGTTGGTGATGAAGGCGGATTTGCTCCTAATCTTGCCTCTAATGCCGAAGCTCTGGATCTACTCTTAACAGCAATCGAAACTGCAGGATTCACACCTAGAGAAGATATTTCTTTAGCTCTCGACTGCGCTGCTTCTTCTTTCTATAATACCCAAGATAAAACCTATGATGGGAAATCGTATGCAGATCAAGTGGGTATACTTGCAGAACTCTGTGAGCACTATCCTATAGATTCTATCGAAGATGGGCTAGCCGAAGAAGATTTTGAGGGCTGGAAACTCCTATCCGAGACTTTAGGAGATCGTGTGCAACTAGTTGGAGACGACCTATTTGTGACGAATTCTGCATTGATTGCTGAAGGAATCGCTCAAGGACTTGCCAATGCCGTTCTCATCAAACCAAACCAAATTGGAACACTTACAGAAACTGCAGAAGCTATTCGTTTAGCAACTATACAAGGCTACGCTACCATTCTTTCGCATAGATCAGGAGAAACAGAAGATACTACCATAGCAGACCTTGCTGTCGCTTTTAATACAGGTCAGATTAAAACAGGGTCTCTTTCCCGTTCTGAGCGTATCGCTAAGTATAACCGTCTAATGGCAATTGAAGAAGAGATGGGTCCAGAAGCTCTATTCCAAGATTCAAATCCCTTTTCTAAAGCATAG
- the rsbU gene encoding phosphoserine phosphatase RsbU yields MTISIHENKYSMISFTRTIGFRLWLICVAAIMFPLGINILQLNLQQYKKTLSSITSDLRENALFKAHTLQQTIPLNIDILALFSEIFDLDRGVPAEPDLALSKEMEKIFHSTYKEISLVKKEADGNFRVVASSRIEQLGKNYNQEIFLSDSQPFLATLRHSGSDSQVLAVLQTNIFDISSQEVLGVLYTLSDTNYLLNGLLAAKDPLSVKTAILSKNGIILQATDSSLDLVSIHKTVSKEQFCDVFLRDDICPPHLLLRPPLNLDPLPYGENFVSFCIGNTEMWGYIHSLPEMDFRILTYEEKSIIFASLWRRTLLYFAYFCCVLLGSITAFLVAKRLSKPIRKLATAMMETRRNQHHPYEPDSLGFEINHLGEIFNSMVQSLLQQQSLAEKNFEIKQHAQNALRLGEEAQQRLLPNQLPDSPTTEIAKAYIPAITVGGDFFDIFVIGEGPQAKLFLIVADASGKGVNACTYSLFLKNMLHTFLSELSSIQEAVQQTAALFYQQTAESGMFVTLCIYCYHYATRELEYYSCGHNPACLRAPNGDISFLSHPGMALGFLPEVPPHPAYTLVLEEESLLVLYTDGVTEASNKHGEMFGEERLKALVASLTKQSAEEAIQSIMFSIKSFVKDCPQHDDITLLVLKIPKEPSAY; encoded by the coding sequence ATGACCATCTCTATTCATGAGAATAAATATTCCATGATCTCCTTCACACGCACGATAGGTTTTCGTTTATGGCTTATCTGTGTGGCCGCTATTATGTTCCCCTTAGGGATCAATATCTTGCAATTGAACCTTCAGCAATACAAGAAAACACTCTCCTCTATCACTTCCGATCTGCGAGAAAATGCTTTATTTAAAGCTCACACTTTACAACAAACTATTCCTTTAAATATTGATATCCTGGCTCTCTTTTCAGAAATTTTTGATCTAGACAGAGGAGTCCCTGCTGAACCGGATCTTGCTCTAAGTAAAGAAATGGAGAAGATCTTTCACTCCACTTATAAAGAGATTTCTCTAGTAAAAAAAGAGGCTGATGGGAACTTTAGAGTCGTTGCTTCTAGCCGCATCGAACAACTTGGTAAAAACTATAACCAAGAGATTTTCCTATCAGATTCTCAACCATTTCTCGCTACTTTGCGACATTCCGGTTCCGATTCTCAGGTTCTGGCTGTCTTACAAACGAATATTTTTGATATCAGCTCTCAAGAAGTCCTTGGCGTACTCTATACCCTTTCGGATACCAACTATTTATTAAATGGATTACTTGCAGCTAAAGATCCTCTCTCCGTAAAAACTGCAATTCTCTCTAAAAATGGCATCATTCTTCAAGCAACAGATTCCTCTTTAGATCTTGTATCGATACACAAAACGGTTTCTAAAGAGCAATTTTGTGATGTTTTCCTTCGCGATGATATCTGCCCCCCTCATCTCTTACTACGCCCCCCTTTAAATCTCGATCCTCTTCCTTATGGCGAGAATTTCGTTTCATTTTGCATTGGGAACACAGAAATGTGGGGATATATCCACTCTCTACCTGAGATGGATTTCCGCATATTGACTTATGAAGAAAAATCTATAATTTTTGCTTCTTTATGGCGACGAACCTTACTGTACTTTGCTTATTTTTGTTGCGTACTTTTAGGAAGCATTACAGCTTTTTTAGTTGCAAAACGCTTATCCAAGCCTATCCGGAAGCTGGCTACGGCCATGATGGAAACTCGTCGCAATCAACACCATCCATATGAACCCGATTCTCTGGGCTTTGAAATTAATCATCTAGGAGAAATCTTTAACTCCATGGTGCAAAGCCTTTTGCAACAGCAATCTTTAGCAGAAAAAAATTTCGAGATCAAACAGCATGCACAAAATGCATTACGACTAGGAGAAGAAGCTCAACAACGCCTGCTTCCTAACCAGCTGCCTGATTCCCCAACTACAGAAATCGCTAAAGCCTATATTCCTGCAATTACGGTAGGAGGAGATTTCTTTGATATCTTTGTTATAGGCGAAGGTCCCCAAGCTAAACTCTTTCTAATCGTTGCTGATGCTTCCGGGAAAGGAGTCAATGCGTGCACCTACTCCTTATTCCTGAAAAACATGTTACATACCTTTTTGAGTGAGCTCTCCTCTATTCAAGAAGCCGTTCAACAAACAGCTGCTCTCTTCTATCAACAGACAGCTGAATCTGGGATGTTTGTAACACTATGCATTTATTGTTATCATTACGCAACACGAGAACTAGAATACTATTCTTGTGGCCACAACCCAGCGTGTCTCCGAGCTCCTAATGGAGATATCTCTTTCCTGTCGCATCCTGGTATGGCCTTAGGATTTTTACCTGAAGTTCCTCCTCACCCTGCTTACACTCTCGTTCTTGAAGAGGAGTCTCTTTTAGTGCTCTATACCGATGGGGTGACTGAAGCAAGCAATAAGCATGGAGAGATGTTTGGAGAAGAACGCTTAAAAGCATTAGTGGCTTCGTTGACGAAACAAAGTGCCGAAGAAGCCATCCAATCTATCATGTTCTCTATTAAGTCTTTTGTGAAAGATTGCCCACAACATGACGATATCACTTTACTCGTTTTGAAAATACCTAAGGAACCTTCCGCTTATTAG
- a CDS encoding PP2C family serine/threonine-protein phosphatase — MRQTFTKRILLFLFLVIPAPLLLNLVVLSFFSFVAVKTTIIQDLHTRTMNFNLELEKKIAIQNIFLKRLAETLALKTLTTSHDFFTEAYSEMIALGDTDLSLCLLSSANDSIRTKNPRDPFVRYIKAHPEIRDKLIQNPGNASLISISERPDTEDHYLIFAEPLPIYEDPSLAGWVIAFYSMQKLRNYLFHNKQSYQDLLCYLNHKGELLFSNSSPFQNGAFSLSMEGYPALSSEKASYPLEPSPELFKAKELLKVSIHGKTFLAYLSPWQPIPHTHSLALIPLSTCITQALRLPINVILFYILAFSLMGWVLSCTSKRLNRPLQELSVSMESAWKGNHNVRYEPQPYGYEINELGNIFNCTLLLLLNVKEKAEIEYISGNLLQKELALLSSLKDTLLCQRSNSLPGGTFSLHYLQGEQQTGYFYGWVATPEKDRLFGVIGIAGDIGLPSYLYALSARSLFLTYASLGYSLPSICHKTMRSFDETTVGNEASISIACLEYDLSSKSLSVLTEGANPPTLFIKRQEHLLTMSEQQRIETGDILVCLTGGPHIIQYLKTLPIEALLKDPLAPLNSENFAEMLTTMLRSKNQTQIDGAVGFLSFI; from the coding sequence ATGAGACAGACATTCACCAAAAGAATCCTTCTTTTTCTTTTCCTAGTGATTCCTGCTCCTCTCCTTCTCAATCTCGTTGTCCTTTCTTTCTTTTCCTTCGTGGCTGTTAAAACAACGATCATTCAGGATCTGCATACCCGCACCATGAACTTTAATTTAGAACTCGAAAAGAAAATCGCCATTCAAAATATTTTTCTGAAACGTTTAGCGGAAACGTTAGCATTAAAAACCCTCACAACCTCACATGATTTTTTCACTGAAGCTTATAGTGAGATGATTGCTCTCGGAGATACCGATTTATCCCTCTGCCTACTTTCTTCCGCTAACGATAGCATCCGTACAAAGAATCCTCGGGATCCTTTTGTTCGTTATATAAAAGCTCATCCAGAAATACGTGATAAGCTTATCCAAAATCCTGGGAATGCTAGCCTTATCTCTATTTCTGAACGCCCAGACACCGAAGATCATTACCTTATTTTTGCAGAACCACTTCCTATCTACGAAGACCCCTCATTAGCCGGCTGGGTAATTGCTTTCTATTCGATGCAAAAACTACGCAACTATCTCTTCCATAACAAACAATCCTATCAAGATCTTCTTTGCTATCTCAACCATAAGGGAGAACTTCTCTTTTCAAACTCATCTCCTTTTCAAAATGGAGCTTTTTCTCTCTCCATGGAAGGATATCCCGCTCTCTCTTCAGAAAAAGCTTCTTATCCTTTAGAACCTTCTCCTGAATTATTTAAAGCTAAAGAGCTGTTAAAAGTTTCCATACACGGGAAAACTTTCTTAGCCTATTTATCTCCTTGGCAGCCTATACCACATACCCATTCTCTTGCGCTGATCCCTCTATCCACTTGCATTACACAAGCCTTACGGCTTCCCATCAACGTAATCTTATTCTATATCCTCGCTTTTTCTTTGATGGGATGGGTGCTCTCTTGCACTAGCAAACGATTAAATCGTCCCTTACAAGAGCTTTCTGTCAGTATGGAATCCGCGTGGAAAGGCAACCATAATGTCCGCTATGAGCCGCAACCTTATGGCTATGAAATCAATGAACTGGGGAATATTTTTAACTGTACTTTACTTCTTCTGCTGAACGTCAAAGAAAAAGCTGAAATAGAATATATTTCCGGAAATTTATTACAAAAAGAGCTTGCTCTTCTCTCTTCCTTAAAAGATACCCTTCTCTGTCAACGTTCGAATTCTCTCCCAGGAGGAACTTTCTCTTTGCATTATTTACAAGGAGAACAACAAACCGGATATTTTTATGGTTGGGTTGCCACTCCTGAAAAAGATCGCCTCTTCGGAGTGATTGGAATAGCTGGAGATATCGGACTGCCTTCTTATCTCTACGCACTCTCTGCCCGCAGTTTATTCCTAACGTATGCAAGTTTAGGCTACTCATTACCTTCTATTTGCCATAAAACGATGCGAAGCTTTGATGAAACAACTGTAGGCAATGAAGCTTCTATTTCTATAGCTTGTCTTGAATACGACCTTTCTTCCAAGTCATTGTCTGTTCTAACAGAAGGTGCTAATCCTCCAACTCTATTCATAAAACGACAAGAACATCTCCTCACGATGTCAGAACAACAACGTATTGAGACCGGAGATATCCTTGTTTGCCTTACTGGAGGGCCCCACATCATTCAGTACTTGAAAACACTCCCTATAGAAGCATTACTAAAAGATCCTCTCGCTCCACTCAATTCTGAAAACTTTGCAGAGATGTTAACAACGATGCTGAGAAGTAAAAATCAAACGCAGATCGATGGAGCTGTAGGCTTTTTATCCTTTATCTAA
- the sdhA gene encoding succinate dehydrogenase flavoprotein subunit: MMNQRCRVIIIGGGLAGLSAAMQLADRGILVELFSLTKVKRSHSVCAQGGINAALNLKGENDSPYIHAYDTIKGGDFLADQPPVLEMCLTAPRIIHMLDRFGCPFNRDADGNLDVRRFGGTLYHRTVFCGASTGQQLMYTMDEQVRRRECQGKIIKRENHEFVRLITNTEGRACGVVVMNLFNHRLEVIQGDAVIIATGGLGVIFKMSTNSTICTGAANGRLFMQGMHYANPEFIQIHPTAISGLDKLRLISESVRGEGGRVWVPGCSSKTIIFPDGSRRPCGETGKPWYFLEEMYPAYGNLVSRDVGARAILQVCEAGLGIDGRHEVFLDVTHLPVETLNKLEAVLDIYHKFTGEDPKKVPMRIFPAVHYSMGGAWVDWPASDDRDRDSRYRHMTNIPGCFNCGESDFQYHGANRLGANSLLACLYAGLVAGDEAARFVESFGSCIYSQQDLNQALQQELEISREILSRQGGENAFALHEEIARVMVSNVTVKRENKALEETLHKLKEFRERIKKVSVHDSSRFANKTFHFVRQMEPMLELALAITTGALLRNEFRGSHYKPEFSKRDDVNWLKTTIATYSVDEPEISYKKVDTRYVNPELRDYTRQGAKDVVLENIPANIHFPI, translated from the coding sequence ATGATGAATCAGCGTTGTCGAGTCATTATCATTGGAGGAGGACTTGCTGGGCTATCTGCCGCTATGCAACTCGCAGATCGTGGTATTTTAGTAGAGCTGTTCTCTTTAACTAAGGTCAAGCGATCGCATTCTGTATGTGCACAGGGAGGAATTAATGCAGCCTTGAATCTCAAAGGAGAAAATGATTCCCCATACATTCATGCTTACGATACGATAAAAGGAGGGGATTTTTTAGCAGATCAGCCTCCTGTATTGGAAATGTGTTTAACCGCTCCACGCATTATTCATATGCTGGATAGGTTCGGGTGTCCATTTAACCGTGATGCAGATGGAAACCTCGATGTGCGGCGTTTCGGAGGGACTCTCTATCATCGCACAGTCTTTTGTGGAGCGTCCACAGGGCAGCAGTTAATGTACACCATGGATGAGCAGGTACGTCGTCGTGAATGTCAAGGGAAGATCATTAAAAGAGAAAATCATGAATTTGTTCGATTGATTACCAATACGGAAGGAAGAGCTTGTGGCGTTGTCGTCATGAATTTATTCAATCACCGTTTAGAGGTTATACAAGGTGATGCGGTGATTATTGCAACGGGTGGTTTGGGTGTCATTTTTAAAATGTCTACCAACTCGACTATCTGTACAGGAGCTGCAAATGGTCGATTATTCATGCAAGGCATGCACTATGCGAATCCTGAATTTATTCAAATTCATCCGACAGCAATTTCTGGACTAGATAAGTTGCGTTTGATTTCTGAATCGGTTCGTGGTGAAGGAGGAAGAGTTTGGGTGCCTGGGTGTTCATCCAAAACGATTATTTTCCCTGATGGTTCGCGACGCCCTTGCGGAGAGACAGGCAAGCCTTGGTATTTTCTAGAAGAGATGTATCCTGCTTACGGCAATTTAGTGAGTCGAGATGTCGGAGCGCGAGCTATTTTACAGGTATGTGAGGCAGGTCTGGGTATTGATGGTCGTCACGAAGTGTTTTTAGATGTAACCCATCTACCTGTGGAGACTCTGAATAAGCTAGAGGCTGTTTTAGATATCTATCATAAATTTACAGGTGAAGATCCTAAAAAAGTCCCTATGCGCATTTTTCCTGCGGTGCACTATTCTATGGGAGGCGCCTGGGTAGATTGGCCTGCCAGTGACGATAGGGATCGCGATAGTCGCTATCGACATATGACGAATATCCCAGGTTGTTTTAATTGTGGCGAGTCAGATTTTCAATATCATGGAGCCAATCGTTTAGGAGCTAATTCTTTGTTAGCGTGTTTATACGCTGGGTTAGTCGCAGGAGATGAAGCGGCACGATTTGTGGAATCGTTCGGAAGTTGTATCTATTCCCAACAAGATCTTAATCAAGCTTTGCAACAAGAGCTAGAGATCTCTCGAGAGATTCTCTCTCGTCAAGGAGGAGAAAATGCATTTGCTTTGCATGAAGAGATCGCGCGAGTCATGGTCAGTAATGTGACCGTGAAAAGGGAGAACAAGGCTCTTGAAGAAACTCTACACAAGTTAAAGGAGTTTAGAGAAAGAATAAAAAAAGTTTCGGTACACGATTCTTCTCGATTTGCGAATAAAACGTTTCATTTTGTTCGACAAATGGAACCTATGTTAGAGCTTGCACTAGCTATCACGACAGGAGCTTTATTAAGAAACGAATTTCGAGGGTCTCATTACAAACCAGAATTTTCGAAACGAGATGATGTGAATTGGTTAAAAACTACGATCGCTACATATTCTGTAGATGAGCCAGAAATTTCATATAAGAAAGTAGATACCCGCTATGTGAATCCAGAATTACGAGATTACACTCGACAGGGAGCAAAAGATGTCGTGCTAGAGAATATTCCAGCGAATATTCATTTCCCGATATAG
- a CDS encoding succinate dehydrogenase, protein MEEHLRYGRNLAYTLQRMTAWILLAGLAFHVIQFRFVLYPIQVTIQGKTFYAVSFDAARYPSVVQGITGFFIMNVPFAEGGPQITEQFLQEKDRALFASHKSYIFTPEAGKAFLYAVRNALGSLWMAIFYTLFVIAAVFHGFNGVWTFVSRWGIIISSRYLRLCQILCYVGMCVVMAMGISVIWNMYLL, encoded by the coding sequence ATGGAAGAACACCTACGTTACGGGAGGAATCTGGCATATACTCTACAGAGAATGACGGCATGGATTTTATTAGCCGGGCTGGCTTTTCATGTAATCCAGTTTCGATTTGTCTTGTATCCTATTCAGGTTACAATCCAAGGAAAGACTTTTTATGCTGTTTCTTTTGATGCGGCTCGATATCCCTCTGTTGTACAGGGAATAACAGGCTTCTTCATTATGAATGTTCCATTTGCTGAGGGAGGACCTCAAATTACGGAGCAGTTTTTACAAGAAAAAGACCGAGCTTTATTTGCATCACACAAGTCGTACATTTTTACTCCAGAAGCAGGGAAAGCTTTTCTCTATGCAGTAAGAAATGCTCTAGGATCTTTATGGATGGCAATTTTCTATACGCTTTTTGTTATAGCTGCTGTTTTCCATGGGTTTAATGGAGTATGGACGTTTGTCTCGCGATGGGGAATCATTATCTCTTCGCGCTATCTCCGATTATGTCAGATCTTATGTTACGTAGGGATGTGTGTTGTGATGGCTATGGGTATCAGCGTAATTTGGAATATGTATTTGTTATGA
- a CDS encoding succinate dehydrogenase cytochrome b558 subunit: MFTLFLCEHLLTNILASSFLAKSQGFITLVNLFHKIPGLKVIEITCLALPLGIHSIIGFSYLL, translated from the coding sequence GTGTTTACTTTATTTTTGTGTGAACATCTCCTTACAAATATCTTAGCCTCTTCTTTCTTAGCTAAAAGCCAAGGGTTCATTACCTTAGTGAATCTGTTTCACAAAATTCCTGGTCTAAAGGTAATTGAGATTACCTGTTTAGCTCTTCCGCTTGGTATTCATTCCATCATCGGATTTAGCTATCTTCTTTGA
- a CDS encoding TatD family hydrolase — MEIVDAHVHLSSEEFIEDFGDVVLRGKTAGVTRVVNVTTTKAELLRSFAYAEAYPDWMFYHVAGTPPQDAQDDIEEDFQEFCRAAEGGKLAAIGEVGLDYLFAVQASEQERQKEVLCRYLQLALQHELPLVVHCRGAFEDFFHILDHVYRVDQQAKPGMLHCFTGTYEEATELLARDWYISISGIVTFKNAKSLQDLVEKISLERLLVETDAPYLAPTPLRGKRNEPANIVHTLARIAEIKGISVYELQDAVSTNVQRWLRGS, encoded by the coding sequence ATGGAGATAGTCGACGCACATGTACATCTTTCATCCGAAGAGTTTATAGAGGATTTTGGAGATGTCGTTTTACGAGGCAAAACTGCAGGAGTGACTAGGGTAGTTAATGTAACGACTACAAAAGCTGAGTTGTTACGGTCTTTTGCTTATGCAGAAGCCTATCCTGATTGGATGTTTTATCATGTTGCTGGGACTCCTCCCCAGGATGCGCAGGATGATATAGAGGAAGATTTTCAAGAATTTTGTCGTGCTGCAGAAGGTGGGAAACTCGCTGCTATTGGAGAAGTTGGATTAGATTATTTATTTGCTGTGCAAGCCTCTGAACAAGAGCGACAAAAAGAAGTTCTTTGTCGTTATTTACAACTAGCTTTGCAGCACGAACTCCCTCTCGTTGTGCATTGCCGAGGAGCTTTCGAAGATTTTTTCCACATCCTAGATCATGTATATCGAGTGGATCAGCAAGCTAAACCTGGTATGTTGCATTGTTTTACAGGGACTTATGAAGAGGCGACAGAGTTATTAGCGCGCGATTGGTATATTTCTATTAGTGGCATTGTGACTTTTAAAAATGCTAAAAGCTTGCAGGATCTTGTAGAGAAGATTTCTTTAGAGAGATTATTAGTGGAAACAGACGCTCCTTACCTAGCTCCTACACCTTTACGAGGTAAGAGAAACGAACCAGCAAATATTGTGCATACCTTAGCGCGTATTGCTGAGATAAAAGGCATTTCTGTTTATGAATTGCAAGACGCTGTTAGTACAAATGTGCAACGTTGGTTACGAGGTTCCTAG